The following coding sequences lie in one Mucilaginibacter sp. KACC 22773 genomic window:
- a CDS encoding MarR family winged helix-turn-helix transcriptional regulator yields MVVNQTVELVKRWGAYEAQHPGASIEDFCRYQLAQNVKPESYGTRKEGDLRPDLNGQLVILLRRIGKFHIAYSNKALEGTGLDQMEEFGILVTIYNQKNPIKSEAIYNNIMELSSGSNMLIRLKKRGLVSEYDDEQDKRVKRLKLTTKGEATLLTAKEVVLKVARMMVNELTDEQKRLCIQLLSPIDRRFSGLFQKQRAKPFDEIYLENIG; encoded by the coding sequence ATGGTAGTAAATCAAACAGTAGAATTGGTGAAGCGCTGGGGCGCTTACGAAGCGCAGCATCCCGGCGCCAGTATTGAAGATTTTTGCCGGTACCAGCTGGCGCAAAATGTTAAGCCCGAAAGTTATGGAACACGCAAAGAAGGCGACCTGCGACCCGACCTGAACGGCCAGCTGGTGATCCTGTTGCGCCGGATTGGTAAATTCCATATCGCTTATTCAAACAAAGCGCTTGAGGGCACCGGGCTTGACCAGATGGAAGAATTTGGGATACTGGTAACTATTTATAACCAAAAGAATCCCATCAAATCAGAAGCCATATACAATAACATTATGGAATTATCCAGCGGCAGTAATATGCTGATCAGGCTAAAAAAACGGGGTTTGGTGAGCGAGTACGACGATGAGCAGGACAAACGGGTAAAACGCCTTAAACTAACCACCAAAGGCGAGGCCACTTTATTAACTGCCAAAGAAGTTGTGCTGAAGGTGGCCCGAATGATGGTTAATGAACTGACCGACGAGCAAAAGCGGTTATGCATCCAACTGCTTAGCCCGATTGACCGCCGTTTTTCGGGGCTGTTTCAGAAACAACGCGCCAAGCCGTTTGATGAAATTTATCTGGAAAATATAGGGTAA
- a CDS encoding 3'-5' exonuclease — MPAQTASANTLNDYFLFIDTEASGLPLKWDLPYSADENWPHALQVSWLIYDRHHTLIKQQNHYIGSEGIHITPAALAIHGLTPEFLAINGKPLTEVLQLLTADLQQYQPMVTGHFIRLDYYLLGAAFYRSAMENPLNTLPVFCTMAATTHLVHSSLTRHLRLEELYYMLFNTDLQHQHNALHDAQATAACFFELRNRGEIPDKSIRQQNLDFEQQRDPAQKQKGCLLPALMLILLAAIIIYSL; from the coding sequence ATGCCCGCGCAAACAGCATCGGCAAATACCTTGAACGACTACTTTTTATTTATCGATACAGAAGCATCGGGCCTCCCGCTTAAATGGGACCTGCCTTACAGCGCCGACGAGAATTGGCCCCACGCCCTGCAGGTGTCATGGCTTATTTACGACAGGCACCACACGCTGATTAAGCAACAGAACCACTACATAGGCAGCGAAGGCATCCATATTACACCTGCCGCCCTGGCTATTCACGGCCTTACCCCGGAGTTTTTGGCTATAAACGGCAAACCGCTAACCGAAGTACTGCAATTGCTGACCGCCGATTTGCAACAATACCAACCTATGGTAACAGGCCATTTTATACGCCTGGATTATTACCTGCTGGGGGCGGCGTTTTACCGGTCGGCCATGGAAAACCCGTTGAATACACTGCCTGTTTTTTGTACCATGGCAGCTACCACGCACCTGGTGCACAGCTCGCTTACGCGACATTTAAGGTTAGAAGAGCTGTACTACATGTTGTTTAACACCGACTTGCAGCACCAGCACAACGCCCTGCATGATGCCCAGGCTACCGCCGCTTGCTTTTTTGAGTTACGCAACCGTGGCGAAATCCCGGATAAAAGCATCAGGCAGCAAAACCTGGATTTTGAACAACAGCGCGATCCAGCCCAAAAGCAAAAAGGCTGCTTATTGCCCGCGTTAATGCTTATATTGTTGGCAGCCATCATCATTTACAGCTTATGA
- a CDS encoding antibiotic biosynthesis monooxygenase family protein yields MEQIFIDRFIMPQNAKAEFTERMQINRSFIKQLPGFINDEAYERTDDEGNFICITIAVWASEEALKNAKELVQSEYQQQGFNLPAMLQRLDIRMERGQYNRFGN; encoded by the coding sequence ATGGAACAAATATTTATCGACCGCTTTATAATGCCACAAAACGCAAAGGCGGAATTTACCGAACGCATGCAAATCAATCGTTCATTTATTAAACAACTACCCGGCTTTATTAACGATGAAGCTTATGAACGTACCGACGATGAAGGCAACTTTATTTGCATAACCATAGCCGTATGGGCCAGTGAAGAAGCGCTAAAAAACGCGAAAGAATTGGTACAGTCCGAATATCAGCAACAAGGGTTCAATTTACCAGCTATGCTGCAACGCCTGGATATCAGGATGGAGCGGGGGCAATATAATAGATTTGGTAATTAG
- a CDS encoding DUF1304 domain-containing protein has protein sequence MKIIASILIALVAIEHIYILWIEMFAWTTKGRATFKTFPAELFEPTKNLAANQGLYNGFLAAGLIWSLLIGDAVWAKNVAMFFLGCVVVAGLYGGFTAGKAIFVKQMLPAAIALCSVLIWM, from the coding sequence ATGAAAATTATAGCATCAATATTAATAGCCCTGGTTGCCATTGAACACATTTACATTTTATGGATAGAAATGTTTGCCTGGACAACCAAAGGCCGCGCAACTTTTAAAACCTTCCCTGCCGAGTTGTTTGAGCCCACCAAAAATCTTGCAGCCAACCAGGGGCTTTACAACGGTTTTTTGGCCGCCGGGCTGATATGGTCGCTACTCATTGGCGATGCCGTATGGGCCAAAAATGTGGCCATGTTTTTTTTAGGCTGTGTAGTGGTAGCAGGCTTGTACGGCGGCTTTACCGCAGGTAAAGCTATTTTTGTAAAGCAAATGCTGCCCGCCGCTATAGCTTTATGTTCGGTGTTGATATGGATGTAG
- a CDS encoding sensor histidine kinase, whose protein sequence is MPKLTSHPVLKKINGFWTNLIGSPSAFPLESRIFHSISISLIILTSFYIPYNFFAGLYIGSFSAFVLWAFFGYQYYHSRFNGHNHNNILFGLAGIGIFSLNYFANSGIDGSTDLIWPVYLLLLLAISPYRQHIVWLVAYLMCFLIVHAVAYYYPFLVKYPFTAGKGQFIDRITVFPIPVITIYVIIKYIRRSYDNEKRISEEKAATVELRNQQILLQKDQLEQSSAEKTKLMSIISHDMRAPLINIQSYLGLLNENELESHERPALEKELLNATNNTMQMLTNLLYWSKSQMEGPLVNLVSINLLSVLQNTLEMEKMQASTKDIVLNYRIDDNITAIADVDMLQLVVRNLISNAIKFTPHGGIINIDAQLVLNECKITVSDNGKGIAPDKQQKIFSINTEPGFGTNNERGVGLGLLLCKEFIERQGGRIGFDSTFGQGSSFFIFIPAAVGV, encoded by the coding sequence ATGCCCAAACTTACTTCGCATCCTGTTTTAAAAAAAATAAATGGTTTTTGGACTAATTTAATAGGCAGTCCGTCGGCATTCCCGTTAGAAAGCAGGATTTTCCATTCCATCAGTATAAGCCTGATTATACTAACCAGCTTTTATATTCCATATAATTTTTTTGCCGGGCTTTACATAGGTTCATTTTCGGCCTTTGTACTTTGGGCGTTTTTCGGTTACCAGTATTACCATTCCCGGTTTAACGGGCACAATCATAATAATATTTTGTTTGGGTTAGCCGGAATCGGTATTTTTTCCTTAAACTACTTTGCAAACTCGGGCATCGATGGCTCTACCGATTTGATTTGGCCCGTTTATTTATTACTGCTGCTTGCAATTTCGCCTTACCGGCAGCATATAGTATGGTTAGTTGCTTATCTCATGTGCTTTTTAATTGTGCACGCAGTAGCTTATTACTACCCTTTTTTAGTAAAGTATCCTTTTACTGCCGGTAAAGGCCAGTTTATAGATAGGATTACGGTATTCCCTATCCCGGTGATTACTATTTATGTTATAATCAAATACATCAGGAGAAGCTACGATAACGAAAAGCGTATATCCGAAGAAAAAGCGGCTACTGTAGAACTACGTAACCAACAAATACTGCTTCAAAAAGACCAGCTGGAGCAAAGCAGCGCCGAGAAAACCAAGTTAATGTCTATCATATCGCATGATATGCGTGCGCCGCTCATTAACATACAAAGCTACCTGGGGTTGCTGAACGAAAATGAACTGGAAAGCCATGAACGGCCTGCGCTGGAAAAAGAGCTGCTTAATGCTACTAATAATACCATGCAAATGCTTACCAATTTGTTGTATTGGTCAAAATCACAAATGGAGGGGCCTTTGGTTAACCTGGTGTCCATAAACCTGCTTTCGGTATTGCAAAATACCCTTGAAATGGAGAAAATGCAGGCCTCTACAAAAGATATCGTTTTAAACTACCGCATTGACGATAACATAACAGCTATTGCCGATGTGGATATGCTGCAACTGGTAGTGCGCAACCTCATCAGCAATGCCATTAAATTTACCCCGCATGGGGGCATTATTAATATAGATGCCCAACTGGTACTTAACGAATGTAAAATAACGGTTAGCGACAATGGGAAAGGCATAGCACCTGATAAACAGCAAAAGATATTTTCCATAAACACCGAACCCGGTTTTGGTACCAACAACGAACGAGGTGTTGGCCTTGGCCTGCTGTTATGCAAAGAATTTATTGAGCGCCAGGGCGGCCGGATAGGCTTTGACAGCACCTTTGGCCAGGGCTCCAGCTTTTTTATTTTTATACCGGCAGCTGTTGGAGTGTGA
- a CDS encoding thioredoxin family protein codes for MDFVAYQQLFQHILTDINPRSPYDDPHYLNYTRLNWSRQERWLKVGVLNEELTALITGIKTKQNWTIITEPWCGDASHSLPFIHRLSELNPLIKVDYQLRDSEPFLINSYLTRGSKSIPKLIIANSYHQDLATWGPRPAGCQLLYEQLVKDHVVMEQQKIALQQWYNADKGVSLQQELVAIFKAIGQ; via the coding sequence ATGGATTTCGTAGCCTATCAGCAACTTTTTCAGCATATTTTAACAGATATCAATCCCCGGTCCCCTTATGATGATCCGCATTACCTGAATTATACCCGGTTAAACTGGTCGCGGCAGGAGCGTTGGCTAAAAGTGGGGGTGTTGAATGAAGAATTAACTGCATTGATAACGGGTATCAAAACCAAACAGAACTGGACTATTATCACCGAGCCCTGGTGCGGCGATGCATCCCATAGTTTGCCATTTATACACAGGTTATCGGAATTGAACCCACTGATTAAAGTTGATTATCAATTAAGGGATAGCGAGCCATTTTTAATAAACAGTTACCTCACCAGGGGCAGCAAATCAATACCCAAACTGATAATTGCCAATAGCTACCATCAAGACCTTGCCACCTGGGGCCCACGGCCGGCCGGTTGCCAGCTGTTATATGAGCAGCTTGTAAAAGACCATGTAGTTATGGAGCAGCAAAAGATAGCCTTGCAGCAATGGTATAATGCTGATAAAGGCGTGAGTTTACAGCAGGAACTGGTTGCTATTTTTAAAGCGATTGGGCAATGA
- a CDS encoding HopJ type III effector protein, with protein MKEQLLELIMASQKGLLAFNEVIKLIDTHYNHQPTAFKNGDVYNQATQNQGSARVFTCAKLNKLSAAHTLWLFAEHYQSVLANPDATDHQNIRQFMTYGWDGMVFEGEALSAK; from the coding sequence ATGAAAGAGCAGCTACTTGAGTTAATAATGGCATCCCAAAAAGGATTGCTGGCATTTAATGAAGTTATAAAATTGATTGACACGCATTACAACCATCAGCCAACCGCTTTTAAAAATGGCGATGTATATAATCAGGCCACGCAAAACCAGGGGAGCGCCAGGGTTTTTACCTGTGCCAAACTTAATAAGTTAAGCGCAGCACATACACTCTGGTTATTTGCCGAACATTATCAATCGGTATTAGCCAACCCGGATGCAACAGACCATCAAAATATAAGGCAGTTTATGACTTATGGCTGGGACGGGATGGTTTTTGAGGGTGAGGCTTTGAGCGCGAAATAG
- a CDS encoding DoxX family membrane protein translates to MRNNRVISLIASQEKKLTAWKAQNGLNILRISLGLVFIWFGLLKFFPGVSPAEGLAGKTIYTLTFGLVKPQVSLPLLAMWECTIGFGLVFKKWLRLTLLLLYFQMAGTFLPLFFFPHETFGASVFIPTLLGQYIIKNIVLVSAAIVIGAAAKGSLITTQYPTAAVPGPQKTNADYCKKVREAELV, encoded by the coding sequence ATGAGAAATAACCGGGTAATTAGTTTGATAGCATCGCAGGAGAAGAAATTAACAGCATGGAAAGCTCAAAATGGCCTAAATATATTACGAATATCCTTAGGGTTGGTATTTATCTGGTTCGGCCTGCTTAAATTTTTCCCGGGTGTAAGCCCTGCCGAGGGCCTTGCCGGTAAAACCATTTACACGCTAACATTTGGGCTGGTTAAACCCCAGGTTTCGTTACCATTACTTGCCATGTGGGAGTGTACTATTGGCTTTGGCCTGGTGTTTAAAAAATGGCTGCGCCTTACGCTGTTATTGCTCTATTTTCAAATGGCAGGCACATTTTTGCCTTTATTTTTCTTCCCTCATGAAACCTTTGGCGCATCTGTATTTATTCCCACTTTGCTGGGTCAATACATTATTAAAAACATTGTGCTGGTATCCGCAGCCATTGTAATTGGCGCGGCGGCAAAAGGCAGCCTCATAACCACACAATACCCAACAGCAGCCGTACCTGGTCCACAAAAAACAAACGCAGATTATTGCAAGAAAGTCCGGGAAGCAGAGCTTGTTTAA
- a CDS encoding NAD(P)-dependent oxidoreductase, translating to MNIFIAGANGGIGRQAVEQALQAGHRVTALVRNPAKLQLMHPNLNIIQGDIMQPESFADEIKGQQIVLSALGVSGGLFSDKLTTLYSQGNANILKAMERHGVKRIICISASAVEISPVIPWYVRLVARYVIQKLLKHMYADLRRMESIVKDSSADWTIIRPPQLTDKPLTANYRTAVNGFLKNCLRVSRADVGHYMVNNLVNKETYKSTVEIAY from the coding sequence ATGAACATATTTATTGCAGGCGCTAATGGCGGCATTGGCCGCCAGGCGGTGGAGCAGGCTTTGCAGGCCGGCCACCGGGTTACCGCGCTGGTACGTAATCCGGCTAAATTGCAGTTAATGCATCCCAATCTTAATATTATACAGGGCGATATCATGCAACCTGAAAGTTTTGCAGATGAAATAAAAGGCCAGCAAATTGTGCTATCGGCATTAGGTGTAAGCGGCGGTTTGTTTAGCGATAAGCTTACCACGCTTTACTCACAGGGCAACGCTAATATTTTAAAAGCAATGGAGCGGCATGGTGTTAAGCGCATCATTTGCATCTCGGCCTCGGCGGTGGAAATAAGCCCCGTGATTCCCTGGTATGTGCGCCTGGTTGCCCGTTATGTAATTCAAAAGCTGCTTAAACATATGTATGCCGACCTGCGACGGATGGAATCTATCGTAAAAGACAGCAGCGCCGACTGGACAATTATTCGCCCGCCACAGTTAACCGACAAACCATTAACGGCTAATTACCGTACAGCTGTAAACGGTTTTTTAAAAAACTGCCTCCGGGTATCGCGTGCGGATGTAGGCCATTATATGGTAAACAACCTTGTTAATAAAGAAACTTATAAGTCGACCGTCGAAATTGCTTACTGA
- a CDS encoding RNA polymerase sigma factor produces the protein MTTLKHFSDNELVDLFKSGDQAAYVEIYDRYTLTLFNHAYNKTRDREEAKDVVQEVFTTLWAKRDQINCHSNLSGYLYTSLRNNILNRIARQSILEKYTTSLIQFIQTEASQIITDHLVREHELATLIEKEIAALPPKMRQVFELSRKQHLSHKQIAEQLDISEQTVSKHVTNALKTLRVRLGFFIYLLMLFRLL, from the coding sequence ATGACCACCCTAAAGCACTTTTCGGACAACGAATTGGTTGACTTATTTAAGTCGGGGGATCAGGCTGCTTATGTAGAAATATACGATAGGTACACACTCACTTTATTTAATCATGCCTATAATAAAACACGAGACAGAGAAGAGGCCAAAGATGTTGTTCAGGAAGTTTTCACAACCTTGTGGGCTAAACGCGACCAAATTAATTGCCATTCTAATCTTTCGGGTTATTTATATACGTCATTACGTAACAATATTTTGAACAGAATTGCTCGGCAATCAATACTTGAAAAATATACCACGTCTTTAATACAATTTATTCAAACCGAAGCAAGCCAGATCATCACCGATCACCTGGTCCGTGAACACGAACTTGCTACGCTTATCGAAAAAGAGATTGCCGCTCTTCCGCCAAAAATGCGGCAGGTATTTGAACTTAGCCGCAAACAACATCTCTCACATAAACAAATCGCAGAGCAACTGGATATTTCCGAGCAAACCGTAAGTAAGCATGTTACCAACGCCTTAAAAACATTAAGGGTTCGCCTCGGTTTTTTTATCTATCTATTGATGCTTTTTCGGCTCTTGTAA
- a CDS encoding TraR/DksA family transcriptional regulator, protein MNAEQEKTRYNETELLEFKTLIQGKIKSAREELLDLTSSISNPNANGTDDTASSHNTLEDGSATLEKESINQLASRQKKFIDQLEAALVRIENRTYGICRETGKLIQRERLLAVPHTTLSMAAKLKQ, encoded by the coding sequence ATGAACGCTGAACAAGAAAAGACAAGATATAACGAAACCGAATTACTGGAATTTAAAACGCTGATACAGGGCAAAATTAAATCGGCCCGCGAAGAACTGCTCGATCTGACATCTTCAATCAGTAATCCCAACGCCAATGGCACCGATGATACGGCCAGTTCGCACAACACTTTAGAGGATGGATCGGCTACGCTGGAGAAAGAATCTATCAACCAACTGGCATCGCGCCAAAAGAAATTTATCGATCAGCTGGAAGCAGCCCTGGTACGTATAGAAAACCGTACTTACGGCATTTGCCGCGAAACAGGCAAGCTGATCCAGCGCGAACGTTTATTGGCCGTGCCGCACACTACGCTGAGCATGGCAGCCAAGCTGAAGCAGTAA
- a CDS encoding DUF294 nucleotidyltransferase-like domain-containing protein, giving the protein MNNRLEFLRTTTPFNALPPDVLQGVAEQLQEISYQKDAVIYQQDITMMKGVDIIVKGSYESFFYDSAGNKRLIENHQPGFCYGGVSVLLNRRRSLRTVVAKKGTLVYFLHRRDFRLLCKTYEDFFLHFTAEFGKRMQNEEFVHFFKQPASFAESYIASEQLYSRRVESIEYRPVVGCHEQTPIFKAAQLMAAQKTSCLFILDDEQKIIGYVTDITLRDKVIARQYDTAGAVSPVMDTPIVSISADAFVYEALLMMFQTKTRYILIQKAGGYVGFISRNKLLSEQAQSPLVFIQSVKLALSTDELKRKWQSVPQFVTQLLGRGVNAEIVNQIITTVADTIAQKVIESVIDQIGPPPAKFVFMVLGSEGRKEQTFKTDQDNAIIYEDKANEHREEVRAYFLDLATRVSNDLNNIGFVYCTGDFMAQNPKWTHSLSHWKRNYEYWMDESIPETVINFSTFFDCRTIYGESAIMNELHQFLDERLQQPLEKLFFHMAKNALQYEPPLTFFNTIRTFKKDSREVFDIKRTMSPIVDLVRVYALKNRIFEVNTGERMKALKAKGIFSESEYHELIQSYYFLMNLRLKKQTEQIIQDHTEPDNYIDISQLSKIERVTLKEIFKIIENFQSKIKVSFTGGLLS; this is encoded by the coding sequence ATGAACAACCGACTGGAATTCCTGAGAACTACTACGCCTTTTAACGCCCTGCCTCCCGATGTGCTGCAAGGCGTAGCCGAGCAGTTACAGGAAATCAGCTACCAAAAAGACGCGGTGATTTACCAGCAGGATATAACCATGATGAAGGGGGTTGATATTATTGTAAAGGGCAGCTATGAATCGTTTTTTTACGATAGCGCCGGCAATAAGCGCTTGATAGAAAACCACCAGCCCGGTTTTTGCTACGGCGGCGTTTCGGTATTGCTTAACAGACGGCGGTCGTTACGTACGGTTGTTGCCAAAAAGGGAACGCTGGTGTATTTTTTGCACCGCAGGGATTTTCGGCTGCTGTGCAAAACTTACGAAGATTTCTTTTTGCATTTTACAGCCGAGTTTGGCAAGCGGATGCAAAACGAGGAGTTTGTGCATTTTTTTAAGCAACCAGCCTCCTTTGCCGAAAGCTATATCGCATCTGAGCAATTATACTCGCGCCGCGTAGAAAGTATAGAATACCGGCCCGTAGTAGGCTGCCATGAGCAAACGCCCATATTTAAAGCAGCACAGCTTATGGCTGCCCAAAAAACCAGCTGCCTTTTTATATTGGATGATGAGCAAAAGATTATTGGCTACGTAACTGATATTACGCTGCGCGATAAGGTGATAGCCCGGCAATATGATACTGCCGGTGCCGTAAGCCCGGTTATGGATACGCCTATAGTGAGCATCAGCGCGGATGCCTTTGTTTACGAGGCGCTACTGATGATGTTCCAGACCAAAACCCGGTACATCCTGATCCAAAAGGCCGGGGGATATGTGGGCTTTATCAGCCGCAATAAGTTGTTGAGCGAGCAGGCGCAATCGCCGCTGGTGTTTATACAATCGGTTAAGCTGGCGCTATCAACAGATGAGCTGAAACGTAAGTGGCAAAGCGTACCGCAGTTTGTGACCCAACTACTTGGCCGTGGTGTAAACGCCGAGATTGTGAACCAGATAATTACTACCGTTGCCGATACTATTGCGCAAAAAGTAATTGAAAGTGTAATTGACCAAATTGGGCCGCCTCCCGCCAAATTCGTTTTTATGGTGCTGGGCAGCGAGGGCCGTAAAGAACAAACCTTTAAAACCGACCAGGACAACGCCATTATTTATGAAGATAAAGCCAATGAGCACCGCGAAGAGGTACGGGCTTATTTTCTTGACCTGGCAACCCGGGTATCCAACGATTTAAACAACATTGGCTTTGTATACTGCACGGGCGATTTTATGGCCCAAAACCCTAAATGGACGCACTCCCTATCGCACTGGAAACGCAATTATGAGTACTGGATGGACGAATCTATCCCCGAAACGGTGATCAATTTTTCTACCTTTTTTGATTGCCGCACCATTTATGGCGAAAGCGCCATTATGAACGAACTGCACCAGTTTTTAGACGAACGGCTGCAACAGCCTTTAGAAAAGCTATTTTTCCATATGGCCAAAAATGCCTTGCAATACGAGCCGCCATTAACGTTTTTTAACACCATTCGCACGTTTAAAAAAGATAGCCGTGAGGTATTTGATATCAAAAGGACAATGAGCCCCATTGTTGACCTGGTACGAGTTTACGCCCTTAAGAACCGCATTTTTGAAGTAAACACCGGCGAGCGCATGAAAGCGCTTAAAGCAAAAGGAATTTTCTCCGAATCAGAATACCATGAACTGATCCAATCCTACTACTTCCTGATGAACCTGCGCCTAAAAAAACAAACCGAACAGATTATCCAGGATCATACCGAACCTGATAATTACATTGACATCTCGCAGCTTTCAAAAATTGAACGCGTTACATTAAAGGAAATTTTCAAGATCATCGAAAACTTTCAGTCAAAGATCAAGGTATCGTTTACGGGTGGGTTATTGAGTTGA